The segment ACATTCATTCCTTATGATTATGGTTATTTCGCCTTTATCTATGACACAAATAAAATCAAGCAACCGCCAAAAAGTATGGACGAACTGCTTGATAGCAAAAATAATTGGAAAATCATTTACCAAGATCCACGCACCAGCACCCCTGGTTTAGGGTTGATGTTGTGGATTGAGAAAATCTACGGCGATAAATCAGCTGATGCATGGAAAAAAATGGCAGCCAAAACACTGACCGTGACCAAAGGTTGGAGTGAATCCTATGGGCTGTTCTTAAAAGGTGAAGGAGATTTTGTCCTGAGCTACACCTCTTCGCCGGGTTACCAAATTTTAAATGATAAGAAAGACAACTACGCAGCGGCGCTGTTCGATGAAGGGCATTATATGCAAGTCGAAGTGGCGGCAAGATTGAAACACAGCCCGCAGCCAGAGCTGGCAAAACAGTTCTTACAGTTTATGTTAACTCCTGAATTCCAAGGCACATTACCAACTACTAACTGGATGTATCCGGTTATCGATATGCCGTTGCCTGAAGTGTATAACGTGCTACCACTACCTGCTAAATCTCTGCAATTTAGTGCGGCGGAAGTGGCTAAAGAACGTCAAACGTGGACGCGTTTATGGCAAACCGCCGTCAGTCGTTAATCAATTTAACCTTATTACCGGGGGTAATAGCCTCCGGTCTTTTAATCGTCGTTGCCCTTCTCGCTTTTGGGGCTCTGTGGTTTTTCGCACCTGAAATTTCCCTCAGCGAGATAATCGACGACGATTATTTATGGCATGTCATCGGTTTTACGTTTTGGCAGGCATTACTTTCCGCGATTTTTTCCATTATTCCCGCTATTTTTCTTGCAAGAGCTCTGTATCGCCGACGATTCTGGGGAAGAACGCTATTGCTCCGCTTGTGTGCAATGACCTTAGTCTTGCCAGTTCTCGTCGCTGTTTTCGGTATTTTGTCGGTATATGGGCAAACCGGATGGCTAGCAAAGTTGTGCCTATGGCTCGGTGTTGACTATCAGTTTTCCCCTTATGGTCTGCGTGGCATTTTATTAGCACATATCTTTTTCAATATGCCGCTCGCCACCCGCATGTTACTTCAATCCCTTGAAAATATTGCGATTGAACAACGGCAAAGTGCCGCTCAATTAGGGTTCAATGAGTGGCAACAATTTACCATTCTAGAGTGGCCTTATTTACGCCGTCAAATGTTGCCAACAGGCGCGCTGATTTTCATGCTGTGCTTTGCCAGCTTTGCGACGGTACTGGCTCTGGGCGGCGGCCCTGCCGCGACCACTATCGAACTCGCAATTTACCAAGCGCTGAGTTACGACTTTGATTTAGGACGTGCCACACTACTTGCGTTGATTCAACTGGGATGTTGCGTAGGATTAATGCTTATTTGCCAACGTATTAACCATGCTTTTTCCGTTGGGTTTAGCCACCAAACATCGTGGTTTGATCCTGCTGACAATCTATTTCGCCGTCTACGTGACTGGCTGGTGATCGCCGCAGCTATTTTACTATTAATTCCGCCGTTATTAGCAGTTATTGTTGATGGGCTCAACGGCCAATTACTGGATGTTTTACAGCAACCTGCGTTATGGCAAGCCACGTCCACCTCGCTGTTTATTGCACTCTGTGCGGGAGTTCTGTGTGTGATCCTCACGCTAATGCTGCTGTGGAGTAGCCGTGAACTGCGTTTAAGAAATGCATTAAAACTTGGACAAGCTATTGAGCTAAGCGGGCTGATTATTCTGGCGATGCCGGGCATTGTGCTGGCGACTGGCTTTTTTATCTTTTTTAATGAAACCATTGGAATACCCGAAACGCCTTATCCGTTGGTGATCATGACTAACGCCTTGCTCGCTATCCCTTACGCGCTCAAAGTGCTGGATAACCCAATGCGAGATCTGGCTCAACGCTATAACCCATTATGCCAATCACTCGAAATTACTGGTTTTAATCGATTTAAGATCATTGAATTGCGAGCATTACGCAAACCTATCGCACAAGCATTAGCATTCGCTTGCGTGATTTCGATTGGGGATTTTGGCGTGGTCGCCTTGTTTGGTAATGAAGAGTTCCGCACCTTGCCTTACTATCTTTATCAGCAGATTGGTGCGTATCGAACCAATGACGGCGCGGTTACCGCGATGTTATTGCTGTTACTCTGTTTCTGCCTGTTTAGCCTGCTCGAACGCCTATCGGGGAAAACTCATGATTGAATTACAAAATCTGGATTATCAATACGATAACCTAAATATGCATTTTGATATTGTGGTAACTTCGGGGGAACGAGTTGCCGTAATGGGTCCTAGTGGCGCAGGCAAAAGCACGCTGCTCAGCCTAATCAGTGGGTTTCAATTTCCTCGCAGCGGCACTATCACCTTAAATGGTGAAAATCATACATTTACCCCCCCAGCTAAACGCCCTGTTTCCATGTTATTTCAAGAAAATAACCTGTTTGCTCACCTAACCGTGAGGCAAAATATTGGGTTAGGTTTACAACCGAGCTTACGTTTGAGTGCATCACAAATGGCTGACGTCGAACAAATGGCACAGCAGGTTAGTTTAACCGACTGTTTAGACCGAACACCGGCGCAATTATCCGGTGGGCAGCGTCAACGAGCCGCGCTCGCCCGCTGTTTAATTCGTAACCAACCGATTTTATTGTTGGATGAGCCATTTTCTGCTCTCGACCCTGCATTACGCAGCGAAATGCTGCAATTGCTCAATGACGTTTGCGTGAGTAAATCCATCACGTTATTAATGGTCTCCCATAGTATTGAAGACTCACTACAAATCGCCCCTCGCAGCTTAGTGGTTGCCGATGGTGCGAT is part of the Providencia zhijiangensis genome and harbors:
- the thiB gene encoding thiamine ABC transporter substrate binding subunit produces the protein MTKNKLFTSLIALTTLSFAAFASAEKPTLTVYTYDSFAAEWGPGPQIKKNFEAQCECELKLVSLGDGVALLNRLRMEGEKSKADIILGLDNNLLDSAEKTGLFAPADIKTDALKLPIEWTSKTFIPYDYGYFAFIYDTNKIKQPPKSMDELLDSKNNWKIIYQDPRTSTPGLGLMLWIEKIYGDKSADAWKKMAAKTLTVTKGWSESYGLFLKGEGDFVLSYTSSPGYQILNDKKDNYAAALFDEGHYMQVEVAARLKHSPQPELAKQFLQFMLTPEFQGTLPTTNWMYPVIDMPLPEVYNVLPLPAKSLQFSAAEVAKERQTWTRLWQTAVSR
- the thiP gene encoding thiamine/thiamine pyrophosphate ABC transporter permease ThiP, which produces MANRRQSLINLTLLPGVIASGLLIVVALLAFGALWFFAPEISLSEIIDDDYLWHVIGFTFWQALLSAIFSIIPAIFLARALYRRRFWGRTLLLRLCAMTLVLPVLVAVFGILSVYGQTGWLAKLCLWLGVDYQFSPYGLRGILLAHIFFNMPLATRMLLQSLENIAIEQRQSAAQLGFNEWQQFTILEWPYLRRQMLPTGALIFMLCFASFATVLALGGGPAATTIELAIYQALSYDFDLGRATLLALIQLGCCVGLMLICQRINHAFSVGFSHQTSWFDPADNLFRRLRDWLVIAAAILLLIPPLLAVIVDGLNGQLLDVLQQPALWQATSTSLFIALCAGVLCVILTLMLLWSSRELRLRNALKLGQAIELSGLIILAMPGIVLATGFFIFFNETIGIPETPYPLVIMTNALLAIPYALKVLDNPMRDLAQRYNPLCQSLEITGFNRFKIIELRALRKPIAQALAFACVISIGDFGVVALFGNEEFRTLPYYLYQQIGAYRTNDGAVTAMLLLLLCFCLFSLLERLSGKTHD
- the thiQ gene encoding thiamine ABC transporter ATP-binding protein ThiQ, which translates into the protein MIELQNLDYQYDNLNMHFDIVVTSGERVAVMGPSGAGKSTLLSLISGFQFPRSGTITLNGENHTFTPPAKRPVSMLFQENNLFAHLTVRQNIGLGLQPSLRLSASQMADVEQMAQQVSLTDCLDRTPAQLSGGQRQRAALARCLIRNQPILLLDEPFSALDPALRSEMLQLLNDVCVSKSITLLMVSHSIEDSLQIAPRSLVVADGAIVYDGDTETLLQGKTDASALLGISN